The DNA segment ATTGTCACGGTTTGAAAACAAATTTTTCAAAAATTACTTAAAGTAGAAATACTATGAAAACAGAAGAAATAAAAGAACTATTTACCCAATTTGAGGCTATTACAACTGAATTTGAAGGAATTGAATGTTGGAGTGCCAGAGAATTGCAAAAACTTTTAGGCTATAGCAAATGGGAAAATTTTGAAAAAGTAATAAAAAAAGCAAAAGATGCTTGTGCAAATGCTGGAGAAGATACAAACAATCATTTTCCTGACATCAGGAAAACGATACCTATGCCAAAAGGTGCTGAAAAAGAGATAGATGATATTTTACTTACCCGTTATGCTTGTTATCTGATTGCTCAAAACGGTGACAGCCGCAAAGAAGAAATTGCTTTTGCCCAAAATTATTTTGCGGTACAAACTCGTAGATCTGAAATAATTGAACAACGATTATTAGAGTTTGAAAGAGTAAAGGCAAGAGAAAAACTCTCACAAACCGAGAAACAATTGTCGGGGATATTATTTGA comes from the Flavobacterium limnophilum genome and includes:
- the dinD gene encoding DNA damage-inducible protein D, whose product is MKTEEIKELFTQFEAITTEFEGIECWSARELQKLLGYSKWENFEKVIKKAKDACANAGEDTNNHFPDIRKTIPMPKGAEKEIDDILLTRYACYLIAQNGDSRKEEIAFAQNYFAVQTRRSEIIEQRLLEFERVKAREKLSQTEKQLSGILFERGVDSKGFGIIRSKGDQALFRLSTLQLKKKMGIPDNRPVADFLPTISIKAKDLAAEMTGLNVQSKDLKGQNRIENEHVENNKAVRQMLTQRGIIPENLPTAEDVKKIQRKLDSDDKKVLKESKKPKK